The genomic interval GTCATCAGTAACTACCCAAAATTTAGAGTATTTATTTATAGCTGAGCTAGTCGTCATTAACCAGCCATCGCTTGTAATAATTACACCTTGAGCAATCAACTCTCCAGGCAATAAAGTATTAAACAAACCAGGACTGAAATTTTTATATTTATATAATTTTACGTTAACTGGATTAACCTTTTCTAACATTTTTTGCACAGCAATCTCATTCTCATCCAAGTTTTTAACTTGCTGTTGGTCCTGAACTAATTCATCAATCTTATATGACAAATCAGAATAACTTCTAAAAGTTAAATATGGATCTGGCATCAAAAAACTATTAATCCAAAGTTCGCCAACCACACCACCCAAAAAACCCAAAACAACAATAATTGTCACAAAAATATAAAACTTTTTTTTCTGCATAATTTAAATACTTTAACCCCACTGGGCTGTTGTTAAAATTAATAATAATAATAATCCACTGATTGACAAATAGCTAATAACCTTTTTTCTGTCTAGTGCTTTTTGAATAAATTCTCGACTTAACCCTAGCATAATATATGCTGCCACTGCTAAAATAAAAGCATTTACATAATAACTAGTTGGCAAATAACCAACCGAAACCATTAATTCTAATAAAGTCACAATTATTGCTACAATAAAAAGCCAACTTTTTTTGAAATTTATTTTATGTATCCAGAAAAAATGATATAAAACTACTCCCAATAAAGGCCCCACTAAACCCAGTAAAAACCAGAGATTGAGCTTTAATAATATTTGCCCAGCAAAGGCTGCAGAAAACATAAAATAAATTAATAATAATCCAATATAAAAAGTTAAACTTTCTAAAGTGTATGGCTGGTATTTATAAGGAAAATTAACAAACACAAAATATTGATTCAATAAGAAATAAATTGCCAAACCAGTCAAAATCGCAAAGAAATGAAACGCCCAAGTATCAACCAAAAATAACATAAAAATGAAACTAACCGTAGAAAAAACAACCGGCATAATCAAAAACTGAAAAAACGACTGTTTTAATCTAACCTGCCCAAGCATAAAAACAGCTAGTATTAAATACAGCAAAAAAACAACCATCGTCCACCATAGCCAACCATGATTATTGCGAACCAGCTCAAGACCGATTATCCAGATAACTGGAATAAACAAAATAATTATTCTTCTAAGTACAAACATTCTTTATTGCTTCTGATAAAAGTCAGCTAGTTGCTGATCTTCCTCTTGGAAGTCGAAATTCTGATTATTTATTTTATCAATCATTTTTCCTAGAATAGTGACAAATTCAATCTGCAGATTCTGCTCCGCTTCATTTGACATTTGGTAATCCAGAAATCTCATATATTCAACTTGGACAAACTGCAACCTATCTTTTGGGTTCGTAAATTCTTGCTGAAAGTAAACATCGATAAATCGTTTTATATCTGCCTGCAAGTCTAATTGTTGATTATCAAAGTTCTCCACTTCTGTCAATGTTGTTGAGCTTTCGATTTGATTAGAATTTAATTCCTTCTCAAAATATTGAAATGCAAAAAAATAAGCTACTGCAGTTAAAACAAATAGTAGAATTAAAAAAACAGAGGAAATATTACGAGAAATCTTAACGTGCTTCTTCATATTACTTAATTCAAATTTTTTCTTCTTCAATAAGTTCATCAACTACTTCTTTGGTACTCCAAAGTTCACGAACAATCACACTAATGGCTGTCGCAACAGGAATAGCTAAAACAACACCAATTAGTCCCGCCGTCTTAGCACCAACTAAAAGTGCAATAATACTGATAATCGGATTCAGACCAACCGCTTTTTGCATCACCTTTGGCACTAAAATATTATTTTCAACTTGTTGAATTAAAACATACAAAATTAAAACAAACAAAGCCTTTATTGGTGACTGGGTAAAAGCCAAGAAAATTGCAGGAATGGCAGATATGGTAGGCCCTAAATATGGAATGAATTCACCAACTGCCGCCAAAAGTCCTAGAACTAAGGCATAGTTAACTCCCAATATTAATAAACCGATATAAGCCATTACACCAACAATTAAACACAAAACCAATTGCCCCTTCAACCAATCTCCAATTTTACGCTGCACTTTATTAATAAGCTGCAATGTAAATGGTTGATATTTGTCTGGCAAAATAAAAGTTACCGTTCTTTTCATGGAACTTTCTTCCACTGTCATATAAAAGGTAATGACCAGCACAATGAAAAAAGAAACTATTCCACCAAAAATTCCAGCTACCGTAGAGAAAACAGAACCTAAAGCTCCAGACACATTATCCCTCAATGCCATTATCCCTCTATCTAATTCACCTGTTACTCCATGCTCGGCAGAAAAATTCTTCAAACTATCAAAAACTCCACCAACTTTTTCAAAATAATCTGGGAAATTTGTTGATAACTGTCCAATCTGTTCCGTAACTGGTGGGATAATTAAATAAACCGTTAAGAAAATGATTATAAATAAACCAATATAAATCATCAAAATACTTAACCAGCGTGGGAACTTAATTCGTTCCAGACCATCAACCCAAGGGTCAACTGCTGAAGCTAAAATTAAAGCCACAAATAAAATTGCTAAAACCTCCTTTATTAAATAAAGGAAAAATAAAAATATAACAACTAGAAAAAATTTGACAATTGACATAATTGACAAATCAACCAGCTGTCGTTCTCTGTCTGGCATATAATTATCACGAATCACGAATCACGTATCACGTATCAAATACTAAAGTTGGAGTACCGTGTTATGTGTGTCGTGTTATGTGCTATGTGTTATGTGTATTTTCCAACTATATTATATAATAAATTGAAAACAATGACAACAAGAATACTTGACAATTGCTAAATTTTATTAGATCATATTGATTGCTATAATTAATTTTAACATCTATAATAAGCACATGAAGTCAATTATAAACAAACAAGCTGGTTTTAGTTATGAAATCCTGGACAAATACCAGGCTGGTTTAGTTTTAAAAGGCTATGAAGCTAAGTCTATTAAAGATGGGCAAATTAACTTAAAAGGTGCTTATATTAGCATTCAATACAACCCCAAACCTGAGCTTTATTTAATTAAAGCCCACGTCAGCAAATACAAACCTGCGGGTTCTTTGCCAAACTATGACCCTGAACGACCAAGAAAACTCCTTTTGAATAAAATTGAAATAAAGGCTTTACTTGGAAAACTGGAACAAAAAGGCTTGACAATTGTACCTCTTAAGGTGTATACTACACGCAATCTTGTGAAAGTTGAAATTGGCCTAGCTAGAGGTAAGAAACTTTTCGAGAAAAAAGAATCCAAGAAGAATAAAGATGTAGCTAGAGAAATTAGAAGAACCTTGAAACAACAATACTAAATTAATAAATTCCAAGCACTAATTCTCCAAATCCTAAACAAAGTGCGAAAATCAAATTTAAAACGTAAATTAAACTCAAATTTTGAATTTTAGACTTTGAACTTAATTAGGATTTAGAATTTTAGAAATTAGAATTTACCCCGAAATATTTGTTGGTTATATTTAACCTTAAGTAAACATCTGAACGAACAAATATTTCGGGGATGCTGGGCTTTGACAGTTAATCCTTTCATTGTGTGCAGAATGAGGTGACGTTACTCATTAAATATGTCAAAACTACAAGTGCAAATAAACTTGTTAGCAAGGCAACATCATTGTTTACAATGCCAAGCCTTGTGCCAGCTGCTGTTTAATTTTTTAAACGGTCGCCATCGGTCTGCTGATGCTTGCTAAGCAATCACCGGTGTCATTTTGCAAGCTAGGTTATAAAAACGCCTTAGATTATAACTGAAACTATTATAAGGCTAGAGATTCAATCCTTTTGTTAACCTTTGAGGTTGAATTCTTGATCAAAATAAGGTAAACTATTTCTGTAGACTCACTCTGATTAATTGACTGGACGCGGGTTCAACTCCCGCCATCTCCACCATTCTTCGCTCTTCAAGCTACGAATGGCGCAGCCATTTATTGATTTTTTCGAACTCCGAATGGCACAGCTATTTATTAATTTTTCAAAAAACGAAGAAGAACTTCGTATACAAAGAGCCTATATCGTTTCACTTTGAAGCAAACGACTAACATTAAAGATAACCATGAGAAAATCCTACAAATTCAAAAAAAGAGTTACACCCCAAAAAAGATTCAACTACAATCATCAAATTCGAGCTTTAGAAGTTCAAGTGATTGATGAACTAGGTGGACAATTAGGAGTGCTAGAAACCAAAAAAGCATTGGAAATGGCACAAGAAAGAGGTTTTGATTTAGTTGAAGTCTCCCCTGTTGCTAAGCCACCTGTAACTAAATTCATGGATTATGGGAGTTTTAAATATCAGAAAGAAAAACAACTCAAAAAACAAAAATCACAAAGCAAAAGTAAAGATGTAAAAAGTATTCGCATGTCGATGAAAATTGGAGAACATGACAAAGATACAAAACTTAAACAAGCTAACAATTTTTTAAATAAAGGTCACAAAATTAAAGTTGAGTTAATCCTGCGTGGACGAGAAATGCGCCACCAAGGCTTAGCCAGGGATATAATCAGTGAGTTTGTTAAGGAGCTTGAGATTCCTACTCAAGTTGAACAAGACACCAGTAGACAAGGCAACAAACTATTTATTATTCTAATACCTGAAACTACACAAGAAAATAAACCTGAATAAGAAAGATAAAGCACCAAGGAATAAATGATTTACATTTATATCCTTTAGCACCTTTATCCATTTAACTATCTATATGAGTAAACAAAAAACTATAAAAGCTGTTGCAAAAAGATTTCGAATTACAAAAACCAAGAAAGTCATCAAACAAAAAGCTGGCAAAGGTCATTTTAATGCTCGTGAATCAGGAAAAGTCACTCGAAGCAAAAGAACCTCAACTACAGTTGACAACAAAAAGCTAGCTAAAAATATTCAAAGATTTATTCCACATAATTAAATAACCAATAGCGCGTGACCCATAACACATACTCCATACTTAAGTAGAGGATACGGGATACGGGACACGAGATACGTAAATATATATGCCAAGAGTAAAAAGAGGTACAACTCATGTAAAGAAAAGACGAAAAATCCTTAAAGCTGTTAAAGGCTATCGTCATGGTAGAAAAAACCTGATCAAATTAGCAAAAACTGCAATTCTTAAAGCTGGTAGTTACGCTTACAGAGATCGGAAAGCAAAAAAAAGGTCTATGCGTAGACTTTGGCAGATTAAGCTTAACGCTGCTGTTCGTGTATTTGATCTAAGCTACAGTAAATTTATAGACTTGCTTAAGAAAAATAAAATTGAACTAGATCGTAAAGTTTTAGCGGACATAGCTGAAAATAACACTGAAATTTTTGCTAAGCTGGTTAAAACCCTTAAAGGCGATAAACCCAAGGCAGTCAAAGCTGAGGCAGAACAAGTTAAATAAAATTCACATTCAAGAATATCATAAAAACACGACAAACGTCGTGTTTTTATGGCGGACCGGACGGGACTCGAACCCGCGATCTCCTGCGTGACAGGCAGGTGTGTTAACCAACTACACCACCGATCCAGACAAATTGTGTTTGTAATATACTCCTTTTCTTTCTTGACGTCAAGAGTTGTTGTTGACAAAACCAGCACTTGCCAAAATTATCAATATATATTATACTCTTCACATAAATCGTAAAAATTCATTATGGCAAAAAAGAACAAGAAACGCAGTACTGGTTTTAAAGTTCCACAAATCAAAAGACTGCAAAAAAGAAGTAAAACAAAATAAAAAAATACTCAGCAAGCGAAGAATTTTTCTTCTTCTACTGAGTATTTTTTTATTGGAGAAAATTTATCCCACGTCAACTTCCAGTAGTCCTAATGATACCAAAACATACAAAACCACTAAAGCCAGGGCGGCGATTATAAACCAGAACAAAACAATTTTCCATTTGGACCTCCAAAAATCTACTTTCTTAATCACCTCCCCCTTACCAACTCGATAAAGAATGACGACTACCCAAAATGCACAAATTAAAACCACCAAGGCTAAAGTTCTTTTGTAAGTAAAAAATTCTAACATATTTTTTTATTAAAAGCCGGCCACGGCATAATTATCTGTTAAAACACGATAAATTAACCAACCGCCTAAAACCACGAAAAACATCACTAAGTTGATTACCCAAAAAATTGTATGCTGTTTTGGTTTAAACATATTTATTTTTTATTTAATGAATCTAAATTATAATAATCTTCATGCATCTCATTTAAATCAACGTCTTTAATTTCCCCTTTAAACTTTTGCCCCTCTGGTCTCACCACTTTTTGTTTACCTTCGACAACCTCTTCTTTTTGTTGTCCTAATCCAGTGCGCAAAGTAACTGGCTGATCTTTTTTCTGAGCTTCTTCAATTCCCTTGCCCAGCTTATGCGACCTTAACTTAAAATCTTCTGTTAAATAACCACTGGTTTCTTTTTCTAAATTAAACACCTCACTGCGCTTCTGATAATAACCAGGCTTTTCAGCAGTAACATAATATTCCTGATTACCAACCAAAAAGGCATAACGTCCCTTGCTATCAGTAACTTGAGTTTCAAGTAATTTATTAAACCTAGTTTCAAACACTCTAACAATAGTTCTGCTCAGTGTTTTTTTGTTTTCCACATCTCGAACCAGCCCCCAACTCTTTGGCTTGTCACCTTTAGCCAGTCGATTAAACAACAAATATAAAACAATTTGTCCGATAATCAATAACGCAAACTTTAGACTTGGATTGATGATAAATGAAATAATAGCGGCCACTGGTGCGATCAGAGTAAGTAATGTTTGCATTCGCTTGAACCAATATAACTTCAATACTTTTTCCCCTTTTTGAACCATTTTAACTGGATCCATAGCGATTGGCATAGCAATCGCATCACGTTCTCTAACTTCAATCGTTTCACCATAGTATACGGCTTCAAACTGTCCATCCTTTTGTACATTATTTAATAATTTACATGGAAACTTGTAATCTTTTTTCTGAACCTCAACATAGTATTTACCAGGATTAAGTATGAATTCATAACGACCAGCCTTGTCAGTTACTTTTGTTCTTACCAGTTTTTTAGTTTCCGCATTGTAAACTCGAACCACCGCTAAATCAACCGGCTTTTTACTGGCCGCATCATAAACAATTCCCCAGCCTCGTCTTCGTTTTTTAGTTAAAAGTAATAACGGCTGAGTGAATAAAAACTGTAAATATGTTAAAACACCTGCTCCACTTGCACCAGTTGCTCCAACTGTAGCTAGTGACGCCACTGAAGTTGCAGTTACTGTAGCTGCTGCTGGAGTTTTCACTGTCTCATTTGCTTTTTCCAAAGCTGGATTATCAACGGTCGCTTTCTGAACAATTTTAGTCGTCCTAACTACCGCCTTAACTGATTTTTCAACTTGCTGTTGCGCCTTTACTATATCAACCCGAGTGATCACACTGATAACTTTAGCAATTCCTTTTGTTGTACTTTGCACAACCTTGCCATCCATTAACTTTTCAGTTTCATATATTATTTCAAACTTAATCTCTTGTTCTGTTTTGTCCCAAGATTTTTTTGCATCAATATCTTCATAAATTTCAATCAACTCAGGATCCAATTTAATATTATCTGGAACATGACTTTGACCGACGACCACATCAATAATATCGTCTTTAACAATCGGGCCTTGCCAATCATCAACAACCGGTACTCCTCCATCGTCACCTGTATTTGGTACTACCGGCAAAGGCACTACTGGTTCTCCTGGTCCTTCATCGTCATTATCACCAGGCTGACCATCATCGCCTGGTTGTAAATCATCAGCTTGTCCTCCGTCTGCTTCTGGAATTACTGGTGGAACAACTGGTTTTATAGGGGGAACAACCGGAGGAATGACTGGATCATCAATCGGTTCATCAATTGGTTCATCAATTGGTTCGTCAGCTGCTGGCTCGTTAAATGGCTCATCGACTGGATCATCCCCAGGTTCATCAACTGGTTCGTCAACTGGCTCATCAACCGGCTCATCAACCGGTTCGTCAACCGGATCATCAACCGGTGGCTGTGAAGAAACTAAGAAAAATGACTCTTCGGTTGGTTCAACTGAAAGATTTTCAGCTTCATCAATCGCCTTAACCGAAACTTTATGTTCACCAGGATAATAGCTATCTTCAAATGAATAGCGCCAACTATCAGAATCAACTTCAATCGTATCAATCAAAATAGTATCATCTAAATATATTAAAATTTGTTCTGTGTCAGCTTTAATTTTTCCCGAAATAGTGACATCCGCCCCAATTTTATTATCAACTTCCTCTCCAACAATAATTGACATCAAGGTAATTGATGGCGCATCTGGCGGATTAGTATCAACTAAAACAGTATGAATATCTGAACAAACATCTTCATTAGCAACTTTAATTGTATGCAATCCATCAATCAATGAATCACCTACCTGCCAAACAAAATTTTTATCTGGCTGTGACACAAATGAATAAACTTCTATATTATCAATATAAATGACTACCCTCATTGAACCCTCGGCAGAAGCTCCGATTACATATGGCTCATTGTTATTGGTCACTATTCCATCAGCTGGTTCATTTAAAATTGGAGGCTCTATTTCTGGCACTGGATCTGGTATTGGTACAGGTATCGGTGCTGGCGCTGGATCACTCCCACCACCGCCACCAGAACGAGCTCCCAAAGTTTTAACATTTGTGCCACTAGAAAAGGAAGTCTCTTCTCCATCACCATTCCTAGATTTAACTCTATATTGATATGTTGTCGACTCACTTAGACCTGTATTTTGCCAAGAATTTGTTTGTACCCAACCTGAATTTGTTCCCGCTGTAACATTTTCAAAATACAAACCAGAACCACCTGAAGTTAAATTATCCAAAGTTCCTAAAGCACTCATAGTTATACTGTCAATTAAAATACTACTTGTGCTAATTCC from Candidatus Falkowbacteria bacterium carries:
- a CDS encoding AI-2E family transporter — encoded protein: MPDRERQLVDLSIMSIVKFFLVVIFLFFLYLIKEVLAILFVALILASAVDPWVDGLERIKFPRWLSILMIYIGLFIIIFLTVYLIIPPVTEQIGQLSTNFPDYFEKVGGVFDSLKNFSAEHGVTGELDRGIMALRDNVSGALGSVFSTVAGIFGGIVSFFIVLVITFYMTVEESSMKRTVTFILPDKYQPFTLQLINKVQRKIGDWLKGQLVLCLIVGVMAYIGLLILGVNYALVLGLLAAVGEFIPYLGPTISAIPAIFLAFTQSPIKALFVLILYVLIQQVENNILVPKVMQKAVGLNPIISIIALLVGAKTAGLIGVVLAIPVATAISVIVRELWSTKEVVDELIEEEKI
- the smpB gene encoding SsrA-binding protein SmpB, translating into MKSIINKQAGFSYEILDKYQAGLVLKGYEAKSIKDGQINLKGAYISIQYNPKPELYLIKAHVSKYKPAGSLPNYDPERPRKLLLNKIEIKALLGKLEQKGLTIVPLKVYTTRNLVKVEIGLARGKKLFEKKESKKNKDVAREIRRTLKQQY
- a CDS encoding translation initiation factor IF-3, whose protein sequence is MRKSYKFKKRVTPQKRFNYNHQIRALEVQVIDELGGQLGVLETKKALEMAQERGFDLVEVSPVAKPPVTKFMDYGSFKYQKEKQLKKQKSQSKSKDVKSIRMSMKIGEHDKDTKLKQANNFLNKGHKIKVELILRGREMRHQGLARDIISEFVKELEIPTQVEQDTSRQGNKLFIILIPETTQENKPE
- a CDS encoding 50S ribosomal protein L35, producing the protein MSKQKTIKAVAKRFRITKTKKVIKQKAGKGHFNARESGKVTRSKRTSTTVDNKKLAKNIQRFIPHN
- the rplT gene encoding 50S ribosomal protein L20 codes for the protein MPRVKRGTTHVKKRRKILKAVKGYRHGRKNLIKLAKTAILKAGSYAYRDRKAKKRSMRRLWQIKLNAAVRVFDLSYSKFIDLLKKNKIELDRKVLADIAENNTEIFAKLVKTLKGDKPKAVKAEAEQVK